One segment of Methylotuvimicrobium sp. KM2 DNA contains the following:
- a CDS encoding DUF262 domain-containing protein yields the protein MTNSAIENQMNIVDLNTEEEEVEGLGKDEDASLGDYPIDTLLIRNETRTVHDVLRRIKAGAFVMDPDFQRDFIWGNDKQSKLIESVLMRIPLPVFYLGEDDQGRMIVVDGLQRLSTFNRFVNNELKLKLPNQLELDNKYFKDLSPKLQNRLEDCNLILYIIDAKVPERARLDIFERVNGGIPLTRQQMRNCLYNGKATKFLKDESSTKIFKQATGGSLKTQTMRDREFVNRFCAFRLLPFENYKDGMDEWLAIALKKMNSLDDTSLINLSNEFQNSLQNNRILFGDHAFRKHEPGQDRRGVLNASLWDVMVTGLAPYSQNQVESHADKLKSRFYSLIKENKFVWSITYGPNSPDRVKYRFEETQKMFAEVFDVHSS from the coding sequence ATGACAAATTCCGCAATCGAGAATCAAATGAACATTGTTGACTTGAATACTGAAGAAGAGGAAGTAGAAGGCCTTGGCAAAGACGAAGATGCCTCTTTGGGTGATTACCCAATTGATACATTATTAATTAGAAATGAGACACGTACAGTTCATGATGTACTTCGTCGAATTAAAGCTGGGGCCTTTGTTATGGACCCTGACTTTCAACGTGATTTCATATGGGGGAATGATAAGCAGAGCAAACTAATTGAGTCTGTACTTATGCGGATTCCATTACCGGTGTTCTATTTAGGAGAAGATGACCAAGGAAGAATGATTGTTGTCGATGGTTTACAAAGATTATCGACTTTTAATAGATTTGTGAATAACGAACTTAAATTAAAGCTTCCTAATCAACTTGAACTTGATAATAAGTATTTTAAGGATCTATCTCCTAAACTTCAAAATCGTTTAGAAGACTGTAACTTAATACTTTATATCATTGATGCGAAGGTACCAGAACGGGCTCGTTTAGATATATTCGAACGAGTTAATGGCGGAATACCTTTGACTCGACAACAAATGCGGAATTGTCTGTACAACGGAAAAGCGACGAAATTTCTTAAAGATGAGTCCTCAACTAAAATCTTCAAGCAAGCAACAGGAGGTAGTCTTAAAACTCAAACCATGCGTGATAGAGAGTTCGTTAATAGGTTTTGTGCCTTTAGATTATTACCTTTTGAAAACTATAAAGATGGCATGGACGAATGGCTTGCAATAGCATTAAAAAAAATGAATTCTCTTGATGATACTTCATTAATTAATCTCTCCAATGAGTTCCAGAATTCGCTACAAAACAATCGCATACTCTTTGGTGATCATGCTTTCCGAAAGCATGAACCGGGACAGGACAGAAGAGGTGTTCTAAATGCTTCTCTATGGGACGTTATGGTTACTGGTTTGGCCCCATATTCTCAGAATCAAGTCGAAAGTCACGCAGACAAGCTTAAATCCCGTTTTTATTCATTAATTAAAGAGAATAAATTCGTGTGGTCGATCACTTATGGCCCAAACAGTCCCGATCGAGTCAAGTATCGATTCGAAGAAACCCAAAAAATGTTCGCGGAGGTATTTGATGTTCACTCGTCTTGA
- a CDS encoding DUF3696 domain-containing protein — translation MFTRLDLQYFKCFELLRLPLRPLTLLTGTNASGKSSALQALVLLHQTMREHEWSKRLMLNGESIKLGTVLDVVDKVHGRKSFEIAIVDSEQTYSWVFTGDRDELSMEVQSVIVDQETNERPEALRYLLPPTINTSFANRLKNLTYITAERIGPREVYPLEDRQIASVVGSAGEHAVSILHWGRDEPVLDELVMPDVINKRLYQVEARMRMFFPGCGLEVQQVPKVNAVTLGLRTSDATDFHRPINVGFGLTQVLPIVIAALSAAKDDILMIENPEVHLHPAGQALMGQFLAEVARAGIQVIVETHSDHVLNGIRRAVKACRIQPEQVAVHFFRPSSAEIAQVVSPQMDGNGNIDSWPDGFFDQFDKDMNFFAGWD, via the coding sequence ATGTTCACTCGTCTTGATCTTCAATACTTTAAATGTTTTGAATTACTTCGCTTACCTCTACGCCCCCTCACGCTTCTGACTGGGACTAACGCATCAGGTAAGTCATCGGCTCTGCAAGCTCTAGTCTTATTGCATCAGACAATGCGAGAACACGAGTGGTCTAAACGCTTGATGTTAAACGGCGAATCTATAAAGTTAGGCACTGTTCTAGATGTTGTAGATAAAGTTCATGGTAGGAAAAGCTTTGAAATTGCTATTGTAGACAGTGAACAAACATACTCTTGGGTATTCACTGGAGATCGCGATGAACTTTCTATGGAAGTTCAGAGTGTAATTGTCGATCAAGAAACAAATGAGCGGCCTGAAGCATTACGCTACTTACTGCCGCCAACAATCAATACCTCATTTGCTAATCGTCTAAAAAATCTTACCTATATAACTGCAGAGCGTATTGGACCTCGCGAAGTATATCCGCTTGAAGATCGTCAGATTGCATCTGTTGTAGGCTCTGCAGGCGAACACGCGGTCAGTATATTGCACTGGGGACGTGATGAACCGGTTTTAGATGAGCTGGTTATGCCTGATGTAATAAATAAAAGACTTTACCAAGTCGAAGCACGGATGCGAATGTTCTTTCCCGGATGTGGATTAGAAGTACAGCAAGTTCCGAAAGTAAATGCCGTTACATTGGGATTGCGTACTTCTGATGCGACAGACTTTCATCGACCTATTAATGTTGGCTTTGGCCTTACACAAGTTTTACCCATCGTGATTGCTGCTCTATCTGCCGCTAAAGATGACATTCTTATGATTGAAAATCCGGAAGTACATCTTCATCCAGCTGGACAGGCATTAATGGGGCAGTTTTTAGCCGAAGTTGCTCGTGCAGGGATACAGGTTATAGTTGAAACGCACAGTGACCATGTGCTTAATGGCATTCGTCGAGCAGTGAAAGCTTGTCGAATTCAGCCAGAACAAGTTGCAGTTCATTTTTTTAGACCATCATCTGCTGAAATTGCTCAAGTAGTTAGCCCTCAAATGGATGGAAACGGAAACATAGATTCATGGCCCGATGGATTTTTTGACCAGTTTGATAAAGACATGAATTTCTTTGCCGGGTGGGATTAA
- a CDS encoding UvrD-helicase domain-containing protein encodes MDFRISDTFTDSLAKLTGEEQKVVKTTAFDLQLNPENPGFSFHKLDRAKDKNFWSVRVNTDIRIIVHKTHSSLLLCYVDHHNKAYHWAERRKLETHPKTGAAQIVEIRERVEEIVVPKYIETVQVKPAKPLLFAKYSNDELLGYGIPEEWLEDIRAANEDSILELADHLPAEAAEAVLDLAVGKIPAAPEYAAPVIDPFQHPDALRRFRVMGNAEELAQALDFPWDKWTVFLHPAQRQWVEREFKGPARVSGSAGTGKTIVALHRAVYLTRLAPEARVLLTTFSPTLANALRNKLKRLINSEPRLAERLEVHALDSVGQRLYESNVGKCQLANADLIRGLLHSASQHVEGNKFSQTFLLSEWEQVVDAWQLDSWEAYRDVKRLGRKTRLPEAQRQQLWSIFERVLTALEERQILTHAAIFTCLAQHFTEQGRYPFDFVVVDEAQDISVAQLRFLAPLGGERANALFFAGDLGQRIFQQAFSWKSLGVDIRGRSRTLHINYRTSHQIRAQADLLLGPDISDVDGNVEDRNGTISVFNGPSPSILKLDSPEQEVKTVAAWLSEITSNGINSHEIGVFVRSEAELERATNAVSLASLPCLVLDERVETTTGHVSVCTMHLAKGLEFRAVAVMACDDEIIPSQSRIESVADPADLEDVYETERYLLYVACTRARDHLLVTSGDVPSEFIEDLMITG; translated from the coding sequence TTGGACTTCCGCATCTCCGACACCTTCACTGACAGCCTAGCCAAACTCACCGGCGAAGAACAAAAAGTTGTCAAAACCACCGCTTTCGATTTGCAACTGAACCCCGAAAATCCCGGTTTTAGTTTTCATAAATTGGATCGAGCAAAAGACAAAAATTTCTGGTCGGTCCGGGTCAATACCGACATTCGCATTATCGTGCATAAAACACACAGTAGTCTGTTGCTGTGTTATGTCGATCATCACAATAAGGCCTACCACTGGGCGGAGCGTCGTAAGCTGGAAACCCATCCTAAAACGGGTGCTGCTCAGATTGTAGAGATTCGAGAGCGTGTCGAGGAAATCGTTGTTCCGAAATACATCGAAACTGTACAAGTTAAACCGGCCAAGCCTTTGCTATTTGCCAAGTACTCGAATGACGAATTGCTTGGTTATGGAATACCGGAAGAATGGTTAGAGGATATTCGTGCTGCAAACGAAGATTCGATTTTGGAGCTGGCAGACCATTTACCGGCAGAAGCAGCTGAAGCCGTGTTGGATTTGGCGGTTGGAAAGATACCTGCGGCTCCGGAATACGCTGCGCCGGTTATCGATCCTTTTCAGCATCCGGATGCCTTGCGGCGCTTTCGAGTTATGGGTAACGCCGAAGAATTGGCACAGGCGTTGGACTTTCCTTGGGATAAATGGACGGTATTTTTACATCCTGCCCAACGGCAATGGGTTGAACGTGAATTCAAAGGACCTGCGCGTGTTTCCGGTTCGGCCGGCACCGGCAAAACCATCGTGGCGTTGCATCGAGCCGTGTATTTAACACGCCTTGCCCCTGAAGCAAGGGTTTTGTTAACGACGTTCTCACCGACATTAGCTAATGCTTTGCGTAACAAGTTGAAGCGTTTAATAAACAGCGAGCCGCGTTTAGCCGAACGCTTGGAAGTGCATGCGTTAGATTCGGTTGGGCAACGTTTGTACGAATCGAATGTTGGCAAATGCCAATTAGCTAATGCCGATTTGATTCGCGGGTTGTTGCATTCGGCCTCTCAACACGTTGAAGGAAATAAGTTCAGCCAGACATTTTTGTTATCTGAATGGGAACAAGTCGTTGATGCGTGGCAATTGGATAGTTGGGAAGCCTATCGTGACGTGAAGCGGCTTGGCCGAAAAACGCGTTTGCCGGAGGCCCAGCGACAACAACTTTGGTCAATATTCGAGCGAGTGTTAACCGCTTTGGAAGAACGCCAGATATTGACTCATGCTGCTATTTTTACCTGCTTAGCGCAACATTTCACCGAACAAGGGCGGTATCCGTTTGATTTTGTCGTAGTCGATGAAGCGCAGGATATCAGTGTGGCTCAGTTACGCTTTCTTGCTCCATTAGGAGGAGAGCGAGCCAATGCTTTGTTCTTTGCAGGCGACCTTGGTCAGCGCATTTTCCAACAGGCATTTTCTTGGAAATCTTTGGGCGTGGACATCCGTGGTCGTTCCCGCACTTTACATATTAACTATCGCACGTCTCACCAAATTCGAGCCCAAGCCGATTTGTTGCTTGGACCGGATATTTCCGATGTCGATGGCAATGTCGAAGATCGTAACGGAACGATCTCGGTTTTTAATGGACCATCACCCTCTATTTTGAAACTGGATTCGCCGGAGCAAGAAGTTAAAACGGTTGCTGCTTGGTTATCTGAAATAACAAGCAATGGCATTAACTCACACGAAATTGGCGTATTTGTCCGCTCAGAAGCAGAACTGGAACGGGCCACGAACGCTGTGTCTTTGGCATCGTTACCGTGCTTGGTTTTAGACGAACGGGTTGAAACAACGACGGGGCATGTCTCGGTTTGCACGATGCATTTAGCCAAAGGGCTGGAGTTTAGGGCCGTTGCCGTGATGGCCTGCGATGACGAAATCATTCCCTCCCAAAGCAGAATCGAGTCGGTTGCCGATCCTGCCGATTTAGAAGATGTCTATGAAACAGAACGCTACTTACTTTATGTGGCTTGTACTCGAGCGAGAGATCATTTGTTAGTGACCAGTGGCGATGTGCCTTCTGAATTTATTGAGGATTTGATGATTACTGGGTGA
- a CDS encoding STY4851/ECs_5259 family protein — protein MKKNNWLTQFIFTHARITVPDGRPLYAYKCEDKKYEELKEQVIRRLKAISSRHAEATYFPCYFCLFAAETFCREHDGGIWAWETVFKPLGIDEPEPVILQNWIEGGLKWWNRPLIKQNGRRRFLTTIACEGGLPLRLLQKNNAAINQFFKAILEGYHRQGYGGIEAAEMIGRLQAFKLPPGLRQDVVFHLGGELIASIVDLQREIGTTNNPISILDKNVPDWRRRLPLRLEEQTAESLFNGLVIRTNELTKLAQSRLRWVGKLKETPNGWQVQKCLECPDVITSEQICHWLGRETQLPPRLRLLLKTPLSTEVIALLTLTQGSGKSASYRREWTRRGGLVITNDMVKDQHLLFLHVGDAEHNLAVESEESWGDLPWLFITKGNNGDLHFLGEGSRQTRAENAWVLVPEELSVHPVTGAYEKIAKISNVNRILYKLNGTADFLTDEKDRYRITCQAEIDFEESYSLIGSTLTDALNSYPLYLGVPRISWNKGDSNSMHLKTQWKQMNTGAIWNDYYVECVGRVWLRLFDSDKNIEIFRRQVVVLPKSFRIERTIGQGTSAGTYLIQGLTGASISSGTSNEIQRIGDDVEITYPTLQSANLPQITLYLNWGSGREVSIALPYPQRGAVFQLAGVMLTYDEAVSLDRLGGLRLFLQDHAGGCRYWLEAELISADAVDCELPRLRFRDRLPMLNSGRLETALLVWQDRIASLLNSSRSLDALVRLEITTPKGETLARINIARFDCFIDPNFPAYQVRLSSATLEKIGQNGLKQTHMEMLPLWSPKDTPISLEANPEHIACWNLPDQLTPGPWWIIGRDGDWARFRPILWSISGDNTSESESKLESSIRESNKVLREQALEEVLQHLGHNPEDTDWFLLFDLIGLSREFPSSSLDVLTRLVSHPQTLALALLKADDDLFDCVWSLAEQLPFSWSLLSANCWQNAAKLHIQSLQSALGEIDANGDIVFGIFQQFRERACSRREYWSSLCDWLHKSVFKDKPLQNSPLLIARKLPSFFDEQIIQAEQELQGRHDAEEQWPQSPEVLERIEILDEWHQYQHLQPMFRSVRCAPFLASRLSVKGALTNQGKESPKLSANDWINLDNQMSYLQSLHSYLITENLIYELRLLRAFDPDWFDTVYAIALTIELSKLPLELSTYA, from the coding sequence GTGAAAAAAAACAATTGGCTTACACAATTTATTTTTACACATGCACGCATAACAGTTCCAGATGGTCGGCCCCTGTATGCGTATAAATGTGAAGATAAAAAGTATGAGGAATTGAAAGAACAAGTGATTCGACGGCTGAAGGCTATTAGTTCTCGCCATGCTGAAGCAACTTATTTTCCGTGTTATTTTTGTCTTTTTGCAGCTGAAACTTTCTGCAGAGAGCATGATGGAGGTATCTGGGCATGGGAAACAGTATTTAAACCTCTGGGCATTGATGAGCCTGAACCTGTAATTCTTCAAAATTGGATTGAGGGAGGGTTGAAATGGTGGAATCGCCCATTAATTAAACAAAATGGCAGACGGCGGTTTTTAACTACAATCGCTTGCGAGGGTGGATTACCCCTGAGGCTCTTGCAAAAAAATAATGCAGCGATCAATCAGTTTTTTAAAGCCATATTAGAGGGCTATCATCGACAAGGATACGGTGGCATCGAGGCAGCGGAAATGATTGGCCGTTTGCAGGCATTTAAATTGCCACCCGGTTTACGTCAAGATGTTGTATTTCATTTAGGCGGCGAATTGATCGCTTCTATCGTCGACTTGCAAAGAGAAATTGGTACGACAAATAATCCAATTTCAATTTTGGATAAAAATGTCCCTGATTGGCGTAGACGATTACCCCTTAGACTGGAAGAACAAACCGCTGAATCTTTATTCAATGGCTTAGTCATTCGAACAAATGAGCTCACTAAACTTGCTCAATCTCGCTTACGCTGGGTTGGTAAACTTAAAGAAACTCCCAATGGGTGGCAAGTTCAGAAATGTCTCGAATGTCCCGATGTTATTACTAGCGAACAAATTTGTCATTGGTTAGGGCGAGAAACTCAGCTACCGCCTAGGTTGCGACTATTGTTGAAAACGCCATTATCTACTGAGGTTATCGCTTTATTAACGCTGACTCAAGGCTCAGGGAAATCAGCATCGTATCGACGTGAGTGGACTCGCCGAGGTGGTCTAGTAATTACAAACGATATGGTTAAGGATCAACACTTGTTGTTCTTACATGTTGGTGATGCAGAACATAATTTGGCTGTAGAAAGTGAGGAGTCATGGGGGGATTTACCTTGGCTTTTTATAACCAAAGGAAATAATGGAGACCTTCATTTTCTTGGTGAAGGTTCACGGCAAACGCGTGCTGAAAATGCCTGGGTTTTAGTGCCTGAAGAACTTTCTGTTCATCCGGTAACAGGTGCATACGAGAAGATTGCCAAGATTTCTAATGTTAATAGAATCCTATACAAATTAAATGGCACAGCCGATTTTCTAACAGATGAGAAGGATCGTTATCGGATAACTTGTCAGGCTGAAATAGACTTCGAGGAAAGCTACAGCCTTATTGGAAGTACATTAACTGATGCCTTGAATTCGTATCCACTTTATTTGGGAGTGCCACGTATCTCATGGAACAAAGGGGACTCTAATTCGATGCACCTGAAAACACAGTGGAAACAAATGAACACTGGTGCAATTTGGAATGATTATTATGTTGAATGTGTAGGACGGGTCTGGTTACGCTTATTCGATAGCGACAAAAATATTGAAATCTTTCGACGCCAAGTTGTGGTGCTTCCAAAATCTTTCCGAATCGAGAGAACAATTGGCCAAGGAACATCGGCGGGAACTTATCTAATTCAAGGATTGACGGGAGCTTCAATATCCAGTGGCACCAGCAATGAGATTCAACGTATCGGAGACGACGTTGAAATTACTTATCCGACGCTTCAATCGGCCAATTTGCCACAGATTACACTCTATCTTAATTGGGGATCGGGTAGGGAGGTTTCAATTGCTTTACCGTATCCGCAACGTGGGGCAGTGTTTCAATTAGCTGGGGTAATGTTAACCTACGATGAGGCTGTTTCACTCGATCGGCTTGGCGGCTTACGGTTATTTCTACAAGATCACGCAGGAGGGTGTCGCTATTGGTTAGAGGCGGAACTGATCAGTGCGGATGCAGTGGATTGCGAGTTGCCTCGTTTGCGATTTAGAGATCGGCTGCCAATGCTGAATTCGGGCCGATTAGAAACCGCCTTGCTGGTATGGCAAGATAGAATTGCATCGCTATTAAATAGTAGTCGTAGCTTGGATGCTCTAGTGAGATTGGAGATCACTACGCCGAAAGGTGAAACCCTGGCACGAATCAATATTGCTCGTTTTGATTGTTTTATCGACCCCAATTTTCCTGCTTACCAGGTTCGCTTGTCATCTGCTACGCTTGAAAAAATTGGTCAGAATGGCTTAAAACAAACCCATATGGAGATGTTACCGTTATGGTCTCCAAAAGATACCCCGATTTCATTGGAGGCTAATCCAGAGCACATTGCCTGTTGGAATCTTCCGGATCAATTAACGCCTGGGCCATGGTGGATAATAGGAAGAGATGGTGACTGGGCTCGCTTTAGGCCGATTCTTTGGTCGATTTCAGGCGACAATACCAGTGAATCAGAATCTAAATTGGAATCGTCAATTCGCGAATCAAACAAAGTATTACGAGAACAAGCACTTGAGGAGGTCTTACAGCATCTCGGTCATAATCCAGAAGATACGGACTGGTTTTTATTGTTTGATTTGATCGGTTTGTCACGTGAGTTTCCTTCGAGTTCATTGGATGTTTTGACTCGTTTGGTATCGCATCCACAAACTTTAGCATTGGCCCTGCTCAAGGCAGATGATGATTTGTTTGATTGTGTATGGAGTTTGGCAGAACAATTGCCATTTTCCTGGAGCCTGCTCTCGGCTAATTGTTGGCAGAATGCTGCAAAGTTGCATATCCAGAGTCTGCAAAGTGCTCTCGGTGAAATCGATGCCAATGGGGATATTGTTTTCGGAATTTTTCAACAATTCAGAGAGAGGGCTTGTTCCAGAAGGGAGTATTGGTCGTCGCTCTGTGATTGGTTACATAAATCGGTTTTCAAAGACAAGCCATTACAAAATAGTCCATTACTAATTGCTCGTAAGCTACCTTCTTTTTTTGACGAGCAGATCATTCAGGCTGAACAAGAACTTCAGGGGCGCCATGATGCAGAAGAACAATGGCCTCAGAGTCCAGAAGTGCTAGAAAGAATTGAGATACTAGATGAATGGCACCAATATCAGCATCTCCAGCCTATGTTTCGATCTGTCCGTTGCGCACCGTTCTTAGCTAGCCGGCTTAGTGTTAAAGGAGCACTTACAAATCAGGGAAAAGAGTCGCCAAAATTATCAGCCAATGACTGGATAAATTTGGACAATCAAATGAGTTATTTGCAAAGTCTCCATTCTTACTTGATAACCGAGAACCTGATATACGAGCTTCGATTGCTAAGGGCTTTCGATCCAGATTGGTTCGATACGGTTTATGCCATTGCTTTAACAATTGAACTGTCCAAACTTCCACTGGAATTATCTACCTATGCCTAA